In Magnolia sinica isolate HGM2019 chromosome 12, MsV1, whole genome shotgun sequence, a single genomic region encodes these proteins:
- the LOC131219966 gene encoding GRAS family protein RAD1-like produces the protein MYGPFSNLSRGTLNPALDRDSAAIRRFCPAGVEEQEELQGRWDDTFSEIGTWSPWDTSSPPYLGPSEQDELVDSFINMDSYDGGPPSARTHESSHELGTPPMSNTIYEEVPMIKGDELELVVPSVHGTTYGVDQGLHLVHLLLACAEAVGCRDTQLATSMLNQIWASANPWGDSLQRVSFCFAIGLKSRLSLLHNVGANGQLPNVGVDGPLITKEEKMDGFHLLHQSTPYIAFGFMAANEAISHAAQGKDSIHIIDLGMEHTLQWPSLIRTLASRPGGPPKTLRITAIGVGPNLPELEAGMKVISDEATSLGLPVEFHAIADHPTPSLLNNETLDLKEGDFLFVNSIMHLHKYVKESRGSLKVILQAIRKLNPALLTVIEQDANHNGPFFLGRFLESLHYYSAIFDSLEVSLPRPSPQRMKIEQSHFAEEIRNIVAFEGSDRVERHERADQWRRQLGRAGFQAVGITSMSQARMMLSLYGCDGYTLASEKGCLLLGWKGRPIMLASAWQVHPSAGT, from the coding sequence ATGTATGGCCCATTTTCGAACCTATCAAGAGGGACACTCAATCCTGCCCTTGATCGTGACTCGGCCGCCATCCGACGGTTCTGCCCGGCCGGCGTGGAGGAACAAGAAGAGCTGCAAGGCCGCTGGGATGACACCTTTAGTGAGATTGGCACATGGTCACCTTGGGACACTAGTAGTCCTCCTTACTTAGGGCCGTCGGAGCAAGATGAGCTTGTCGATAGCTTCATCAACATGGATTcctatgatggtggcccaccgtcGGCCCGGACTCATGAATCCTCACACGAACTCGGTACACCGCCAATGTCGAACACTATCTATGAAGAAGTCCCGATGATCAAAGGAGATGAACTGGAGCTGGTGGTCCCGAGCGTGCACGGCACGACATATGGAGTGGACCAAGGCCTTCATCTGGTCCACTTGTTATTAGCTTGCGCCGAGGCCGTTGGATGTAGGGACACCCAACTAGCCACTTCAATGCTTAACCAGATCTGGGCATCAGCTAATCCATGGGGTGATTCACTTCAAAGGGTATCCTTTTGCTTTGCAATTGGATTGAAATCTAGACTATCTCTTTTACACAATGTAGGTGCAAATGGGCAATTGCCCAATGTTGGTGTAGATGGCCCATTAATCACTAAAGAGGAAAAGATGGACGGCTTCCATCTCCTCCACCAAAGCACTCCTTACATAGCTTTTGGCTTCATGGCTGCAAATGAAGCCATATCTCATGCTGCCCAAGGAAAAGATTCCATACACATCATTGATCTAGGGATGGAACACACCCTCCAATGGCCTTCTTTGATCAGAACACTCGCTTCACGGccaggtggcccaccaaaaacaCTTCGAATCACAGCTATTGGTGTAGGCCCCAACCTTCCAGAGTTAGAAGCCGGCATGAAAGTCATATCGGATGAAGCTACCTCACTTGGTTTGCCGGTCGAGTTCCATGCGATCGCAGACCATCCAACCCCATCTCTGTTGAATAATGAGACCCTTGATTTGAAAGAAGGAGATTTTTTATTTGTTAATAGCATCATGCATCTACATAAGTATGTGAAAGAAAGCCGTGGATCGCTTAAGGTGATTCTCCAAGCGATTAGGAAGCTTAATCCGGCCTTGCTTACCGTCATTGAGCAAGATGCGAATCACAACGGGCCGTTCTTCCTCGGTAGATTTCTTGAATCGCTTCACTACTACTCTGCCATCTTCGACTCCCTTGAAGTTAGCCTCCCTCGGCCTAGTCCACAGCGGATGAAGATTGAACAATCACATTTTGCAGAGGAGATTCGTAACATTGTTGCATTTGAaggatcggatcgagtcgagaGGCATGAGAGAGCTGATCAGTGGCGCCGGCAACTTGGGAGGGCTGGATTTCAAGCTGTTGGGATCACGTCCATGAGCCAAGCAAGGATGATGCTGTCTCTGTATGGGTGTGATGGTTACACACTTGCTAGTGAGAAGGGATGCTTGTTGTTGGGGTGGAAAGGGAGACCTATCATGTTAGCATCTGCATGGCAGGTGCACCCAAGTGCAGGTACTTGA